From a region of the Eublepharis macularius isolate TG4126 chromosome 7, MPM_Emac_v1.0, whole genome shotgun sequence genome:
- the LOC129333956 gene encoding uncharacterized protein LOC129333956 encodes MASKKGKGPSKGKQPAKRQPSKRVPVAVSSSDDEGEENFHFEILKRLEALEKAKGGDPGAVEAQKRSRPVRAASKSAFRMEVLKRISALESAAGAAGAGPSQEMEAEPSEDPAVAAVESGDLGEGEQVAVAVQPAGVEGVAGRPDRKRILVVGHSMVFWAAAHARKSPIGSQLGLSDGAVIEWCGRRGLRWAGLLPLLFRGRRGPPPHVVLIHLGGNDLGLLKGRALSAQVIADFRVIKARWPRTYIFWSAMLPRRVWRETLEPRGMARALRRANRAIQKALAEGLGIFLPHPRIRAASANLYRSDGVHLSAAALLATIDDVDFAVIINDNLN; translated from the exons ATGGCCTCCAAGAAAGGCAagggcccttccaagggcaagcagcctgctaagagacaGCCTTCTAAACGGGTTCCTGTGGCCGTTTCTTCTTCTGATGATGAGGgggaagaaaatttccattttgaaATCCTGAAACGCCTTGAGGCTTTGGAGAAAGCTAAGGGTGGTGATCCTGGTGCTGTAGAAGCGCAGAAGCGCTCTAGGCCGGTTAGAGCTGCCTCCAAGTCAGCTTTTCGGATGGAGGTCTTAAAACGGatttctgcccttgagtctgcagCTGGAGCGGCTGGAGCTGGACCCAGTCAGGAGATGGAAGCCGAACCGTCAGAGGATCCTGCTGTGGCTGCGGTGGAATCGGGCGATctaggtgaaggggagcaggtggcTGTGGCCGTACAGCCTGCCGGTGTGGAGG GTGTGGCAGGGCGTCCAGATCGGAAGCGGATCCTTGTTgtgggacacagtatggtgttctgggccgcaGCGCATGCCAGAAAATCACCGATTGGATCTCAGCTCGGGCTGAGCGACGGTGCCGTCATTGAATGGTGCGGCCGACGGGGGCTTCGATGGGCAGGGTTGTTGCCGCTTTTGTTCAGGGGAAGGCGGGGTCCTCCCCCGCatgttgttttaattcatttgGGTGGCAATGACCTTGGCCTTTTGAAAGGTCGGGCCCTTTCGGCGCAAGTGATTGCCGACTTCCGGGTGATCAAGGCACGTTGGCCGCGTACATACATATTTTGGTCCGCAATGCTCCCTCGAAGGGTATGGAGAGAGACCCTCGAGCCTCGGGGCATGGCGCGGGCCTTGCgccgggccaatagggccattcagaaggctttagCCGAGGGGTTGGGGATTTTTCTTCCGCACCCCAGGATTCGGGCCGCTTCTGCCAACCTTTATAGGTctgacggggttcacctgtcgGCGGCAG